Proteins encoded in a region of the Panicum hallii strain FIL2 chromosome 3, PHallii_v3.1, whole genome shotgun sequence genome:
- the LOC112884702 gene encoding protein TRAUCO-like gives MQPPSGLSPPPPSSPPADTLASAAIQTPSLPDTPASLDPDTPFSDAAPVDASDADTPALAPTPDGALASASDAPGDGEDDGITNPSGGSRKHMTLAPPATATKKSKKKGGNSVWTRPTSRKGKKKARQPGGHGPGGGASSAHPGPNAGGDELCQLVPATRLAAERNDDAVTQPVLLSRFFKSERIEVSDDRLTAASTKGYRMVRATRGVAAGAWYFEVRVVHLGATGHTRLGWVTNRADLQTPVGYDAYGFGYRDIDGAKVHKAWREKYADEGYREGDVLGFYISLPDGERYEPKQPDLIQYKGMPFHVQVPKEEQKVPAPVPGSEIFYFKNGVCQGSAFKDIPGGRYYPAASMYTLPNEPNCVVKFNFGPDFEFFPQDFGGLPIPQPMSEVPYQALEVKNEGPAENGIAEKTS, from the exons ATGCAACCTCCATCCGGTCTCTCCCCGCCCCCACCATCCTCTCCGCCCGCCGACACGCTGGCCTCCGCCGCCATCCAAACCCCAAGCCTCCCCGACACCCCGGCCTCCTTGGATCCCGACACCCCCTTCTCCGACGCCGCACCCGTCGACGCCTCGGACGCCGACACCCCCGCCCTCGCGCCAACACCCGACGGCGCCCTCGCCTCCGCCTCGGACGcccccggcgacggcgaggacgaCGGGATCACCAACCCCTCTGGCGGCTCCAGGAAGCACATgaccctagcgccgccggcgacggccaCCAAGAAGTCGAAGAAGAAGGGCGGCAACAGCGTCTGGACCCGGCCAACCTCCCGCAAGGGCaaaaagaaggcgaggcagccGGGCGGCCACGGCCCCGGTGGCGGCGCCAGCAGCGCCCACCCCGGGCCCAACGCCGGCGGAGACGAGTTGTGTCAGCTCGTCCCCGCGacccgcctcgccgccgagcGCAACGACGACGCGGTCACCCAGCCCGTGCTCCTCTCCCGCTTCTTCAAGTCCGAGAGGATCGAGGTCTCCGACGACCGCCTCACTGCTGCCAGCACCAAGGGCTACCGCATGGTGCGTGCCAcccgcggcgtggcggccggggCGTGGTACTTTGAGGTCAGGGTCGTGCATCTCGGCGCCACCGGCCACACGCGCCTTGGATGGGTGACCAACAGGGCGGACCTCCAGACGCCGGTTGGCTATGACGCTTATGGGTTTGGGTACCGTGACATTGATGGCGCCAAGGTGCATAAGGCTTGGAGGGAGAAGTATGCTGATGAAGGGTATAGGGAAGGAGATGTCCTCGGGTTCTACATTTCTCTACCTGATGGAGAGCGATATGAGCCTAAGCAACCCGACCTGATTCAGTACAAGGGAATGCCCTTTCATGTGCAAGTCCCCAAGGAGGAGCAGAAGGTACCAGCTCCTGTTCCTG GGAGTGAAATATTCTACTTCAAGAATGGGGTATGCCAAGGCAGTGCCTTCAAGGACATTCCTGGAGGGAGGTATTACCCAGCAGCGTCAATGTATACGCTACCTAACGAGCCAAACTGTGTAGTCAAATTCAACTTTGGGCCAGACTTCGAGTTCTTTCCACAAGATTTTGGTGGCCTCCCAATCCCTCAACCAATGAGCGAAGTGCCTTATCAGGCACTTGAGGTGAAGAATGAGGGGCCTGCCGAAAATGGTATTGCTGAAAAAACTAGCTAG
- the LOC112886859 gene encoding structure-specific endonuclease subunit slx1-like, which translates to MSLTAAFRAAKIPRTLPPKCGEASAASVSGDSSAEAAKTKAAPPWCVYLIASSRIPRTYVGVTTDFPRRLRQHNGELKGGAKAASAGRPWNVACLVEGFANRSEACEFESKWKNIARKMARKRTEPSVESVLQHRQAALSRVETCMDCSHLQIKWHSS; encoded by the exons ATGAGCCTCACGGCGGCCTTCCGAGCCGCGAAAATCCCCCGCACCCTCCCTCCCAAATGTGGCGAGGCTTCCGCCGCCTCTGTGTCCGGGGATTCGTCGGCGGAGGCCGCGAAGACGAAGGCGGCGCCGCCGTGGTGCGTGTACCTGATAGCCTCCTCCCGGATCCCCCGCACCTACGTCGGCGTCACTACCGACTTCCCTCGCCG CTTGCGACAACATAATGGTGAGTTAAAAGGTGGTGCAAAAGCTGCCTCTGCTGGAAGGCCTTGGAATGTCGCATGCCTTGTTGAAGGCTTTGCCAACAGAAGTGAAG CTTGTGAGTTTGAATCGAAGTGGAAAAATATCGCCCGGAAAATGGCACGGAAAAGGACTGAGCCTAGTGTGGAGTCGGTGTTGCAACATCGACAGGCAGCATTGAGCAGAGTGGAAACCTGTATGGATTGTAGCCACCTACAAATCAAATGGCACTCAAGCTGA
- the LOC112886876 gene encoding suppressor of mec-8 and unc-52 protein homolog 2-like, producing the protein MSSKKNYYKEKMMRRKEEKKEEPETPRYRDRAKERREDQNPDYEPTELGSFHAVAPPGTDLRLADAHKISIEKSKYLGGDLEHTHLVKGLDYALLHKVRSEIEKKPDAEDGKDAKSRSTKEDQAVSFRTATAKSVYQWIIKPQSIIKENELFLPGRMSFIYNMEEGVNNDIPTTLHRSKADCPIPEEMVTVSVDGSVLDRIAKIMTYLRLGSSGKVLKKKKKERDLKGKNNLVSGDYDEAVKPSQTNGSALKHQSQKDMPPPPPPPQNNNFNGNEKQSAPVARADDDDIFVGDGVDYSVPNKEMSQSPVSEDMDESPHNHQKQTYFTEPKYGPVPPSEPAQAWQQPNGYDAVQAQMAAAGYQGDWSGYVYAEQQLAYPEQYVQQSTQEYDVLADPSISQDPRFMTQADKDRGLGSVFKRDDQRLNQLREKDARERDPNFISDSYSECYPGYQEYNNEIAGSDDEDDLSKMDMGGRAKGRLHRWDFETEEEWAKYNDQKEAMPKAAFQFGVKMQDGRKTRKHNKDQKLTNDLHKINKILARKKGEKDGADDGGHYDDDLPSAKKQRG; encoded by the exons ATGTCGTCGAAGAAGAACTACTACAAGGAGAAGATGATGCGGCGGAA AgaggagaaaaaggaagaaCCAGAGACACCCAGGTATCGCGATCGTGCTAAGGAACGTCGTGAAGATCAAAACCCAGATTATGAGCCTACAGAGCTCGGTTCATTTCATGCTGTGGCACCTCCTGGGACAGATTTGAG GCTGGCAGATGCGCACAAGATTTCAATTGAGAAAAGCAAATATCTAGGAG GTGATTTGGAGCATACACATTTGGTCAAAGGCTTGGACTATGCTCTACTTCACAAAGTGCGGAGTGAAATTGAAAAGAAACCTGATGCAGAAGATGGGAAGGATGCAAAGTCAAG GTCAACAAAAGAAGATCAGGCAGTCTCCTTCCGCACTGCAACTGCAAAG TCTGTCTACCAATGGATCATAAAGCCACAAAGCATAATAAAAGAGAATGAGTTGTTTCTGCCTGGTCGGATGTCATTTATTTACAATATG GAGGAAGGAGTAAACAATGATATTCCAACAACTCTTCATAGGAGCAAAGCTGATTGCCCAATTCCAGAG GAGATGGTAACTGTCAGTGTGGATGGTTCTGTACTTGACAGGATTGCTAAAATTATGACATACCTCCGACTTGGATCTTCAGGGAAGGtcttaaagaaaaagaaaaaggagagagattTAAAAG GGAAGAACAATTTGGTGAGCGGTGACTATGACGAGGCAGTAAAACCTTCCCAAACTAATGGTTCTGCTCTGAAACATCAATCACAGAAGGAtatgccgccgccaccaccaccccctcaGAACAATAATTTTAATGGAAATGAGAAACAATCTGCACCTGTTGCTAGAGCAGATGACGATGACATTTTTGTCGGAGATGGGGTTGACTATTCTGTCCCTAACAAGGAAATGAGCCAGAGCCCTGTTTCTGAGGATATGGATGAATCCCCACATAACCACCAGAAGCAGACGTATTTCACTGAACCCAAGTATGGCCCAGTACCACCATCTGAACCTGCTCAAGCTTGGCAACAGCCG AATGGGTATGATGCTGTTCAAGCCCAGATGGCAGCTGCCGGGTATCAAGGTGACTGGTCAGGCTATGTGTACGCAGAACAGCAGTTGGCTTATCCGGAACAGTATGTGCAACAAAGCACCCAGGAATATGATGTGTTAGCTGACCCTAGTATATCCCAGGATCCAAGGTTCATGACTCAAGCAGACAAGGATCGGGGCCTAGGCTCTGTTTTCAAACGTGATGATCAAAGGCTTAATCAGCTGAGAGAAAAAGATGCACGAGAGAGAGATCCAAATTTTATTTCAGACAGTTACTCAGAGTGTTATCCTGGTTACCAGGAGTATAATAATGAGATTGCAGGGAGCGATGATGAAGACGATTTATCAAAGATGGATATGGGTGGACGG GCGAAGGGTCGTCTTCACAGGTGGGACTTTGAGACGGAAGAGGAATGGGCAAAATACAACGATCAGAAAGAAGCCATGCCGAAGGCCGCCTTCCAGTTTGGTGTGAAGATGCAGGATGGCAGGAAGACGAGGAAGCATAACAAGGACCAAAAGCTGACGAATGACCTCCACAAGATAAACAAGATCCTGGCTCGGAAGAAGGGTGAGAAAGATGGGGCTGACGATGGTGGTCATTACGATGATGATTTACCTAGCGCAAAGAAACAGCGTGGCTGA